The segment GCGCGGACCAGGAGGTCTCCGTCGTCGTACGCAAGGCGGTCCGCGACAAGGAGCTCAGGTACCGCGTCAACAACGGCCGTACGCGCGAACGGAACCTCAAGGCCTGGAAGGGCGGCGAGACCTACGGCGGCGAGGACAACCTCTACTTCGACGAGTACCGCGCCGAGGTACGGGACGGCAAACCGGGCGACAAGGTCGAGGTGTGGTTCACCGGCGAGACCAGGAACGGCAAGAAGGTCTCCAGCGCGCACTTCACGTACACCGTCGCCGAGCGGCCCAGGGCCGACACCCTCGTCGTGGCCGAGGAGGGCGCGGCCGCCACACAGGCGCAGACCTACGTCGACGCGCTGAAGGCCAACGGCCGCAAGGCGCTCGTCTGGGACGTCGCGACCCAGGGCGCGCCCGACGCGCTCGGGGTGCTGAGCCACTTCGGCACGGTCGTCCACTACACGGGCGCGAGCGCGCCGGGCAACCCGACCCAGCTCCAGCTGCGCGCCTTCCTCAACGAGGGCGGCAAGCTGATCGAGGCGGGCGAACTGGCCGGCGGCAGCGTAGCCCTCGCCGACGGCACCCCGTCGAACGACTTCAGCCAGTACTACCTCGGCGCCTACTCCCGTACGTCGACCCCCGGCGCCACCGGCTTCACCGGATCCGGTGAACTCGCCGGAGCCGGCGGGACGCTCGGCCCGGCCACCGGCAACCCGCTCGACCGGGCGGGCACCTACGGCGTCACCTCCGACGAACTGCCGGCCGCCGCGTACCCGCAGTTCGCCGGCGCCGGCGCCGGCCAGTTCGCGGGGACGGTCAACCCGTACGGCCCGTACACGGGCTCGTACATGGCCGCCGCCGTCCACACCGACGACGGCTACAAGCGCCTCACCCGCACCGTCGACCTCGGCGGTGTCGCCGCGGCGAGCAAGCCGGCCCTGCGGACAAGGCTGCTGTGGGACACCGAGCCCGGCTACGACAACGCGATCGTCGAGATCCACACGGTCGGCTCCGACGACTGGACGACGCTGCCCGAGGCCGGCGGCGCCACCAGCACCGCCGTCCCCGCCGAGTGCGGCGCCGGGTTCTACGTCGGCGAGCACCCGTGGCTCGCGCACTACCTCACCCTCGGCTCCGGCGACTGCGCCGCGACGGGCACCACCGGCTCCTGGAACGCCCTCACCGGCGCCTCCAGCGGCTGGCAGCAGCTCACCTTCGACCTCAGCGCCTACGCGGGCAAGAACGTCGAGGTCTCCATCGCCTACGTCACCGACCCCGGCAGCGGCGGCCACGGAGTCCTCGCGGACGACGCCTCGCTGGTCGTCGGCGGCACGGCCACCGAGACGGAGGGCTTCGAGACGTCGCTCGGCGCCTGGCGCGCCGCCGGACCGCCCCCGGGCAGCCCGGCGGTGCTGAAGGACTGGGCACGCACCGGAGCCCTGTTCCGGACGTACGGAGCGGTCACCACCGACGACACCGTGCTGCTGGGCTTCGGCCTGGAGCACGTGACCTCGCCGGCCGACCGCAAGGCGCTCATCGGGAAGGCCCTCGCCTCACTCGAGAGCTGACCCGTGACGGTCCACACCGGGTGACGACGCGGTGACCGGACCGGCTGATCGGGCCCGCGGCCCGGGCGGTCCGTACCCCTACTGGCGGGTACGGACCGCCCTGCCGTGTATGGGCGGAGTCGATGTCACTCCGGCGGCCTCGGAGAGGTAGGGTCGGTGGTGGTCGGGGACATCCCAAATACAGCTCGCCGGCACCGCATGGCCGGCGTACCAACGAGGAGATCGGTTCGTGACGATCCGCGTAGGCATCAACGGCTTTGGCCGCATCGGTCGTAACTACTTCCGCGCGCTGCTGGAGCAGGGTGCTGACATCGAGATCGTGGCTGTCAACGACCTGGGTGACACCGCGACCACCGCACATCTGCTCAAGTACGACACCATCCTGGGCCGCCTCAAGGCCGAGGTGTCGCACACCGCCGACACGATCACCGTCGACGGCCACACCATCAAGGTGCTCTCCGAGCGCAACCCGGCGGACATCCCCTGGGGCGACCTGGGCGTCGACATCGTGATCGAGTCGACCGGCATCTTCACCAAGAAGGCCGACGCCGAGAAGCACATCGCCGGCGGCGCCAAGAAGGTCCTCATCTCGGCTCCGGCCAAGGACGAGGACATCACCATCGTGATGGGCGTCAACCAGGACAAGTACGACGCGGCCAACCACCACGTCATCTCCAACGCCTCCTGCACCACCAACTGTGTGGCGCCGATGGCCAAGGTCCTCGACGAGAACTTCGGCATCGTCAAGGGTCTGATGACGACGGTCCACGCGTACACCAACGACCAGCGCATCCTGGACTTCCCGCACTCGGACCTGCGCCGCGCCCGCGCCGCAGCCGAGAACATCATCCCGACCACCACGGGTGCCGCCAAGGCCACCGCGCTGGTCCTCCCGCAGCTCAAGGGCAAGCTCGACGGCATCGCCATGCGCGTGCCGGTCCCGACCGGTTCGGCCACCGACCTGGTCGTGACGCTCCAGCGCGAGGTCACCAAGGACGAGGTCAACGCCGCGTTCAAGAAGGCCTCCGAGGACGGCGACCTCAAGGGCTACCTGGCCTACACCGAGGACGCGATCGTCTCCTCCGACATCGTCGGCGACCCGGCCTCCTGCACCTTCGACTCCTCCCTGACCATGGTCCAGGAGGGCAACTCGGTGAAGATCCTCGGCTGGTACGACAACGAGTGGGGCTACTCCAACCGTCTCGTCGACCTGACGGTCTTCGTCGGCGGCCGGCTCTGATCGTCGGATCAGGCACCTCGATGTGAGTGCAGGGCTCGGGCGGCGCAGGGACGCGCCGCCCGAGCCCTGACGCACGTACGGATCAGCCTTCCTCACGGTCGCCGGCGATCACGAGCGATCACGAGCACCACGAGCCCTCTCCAGGAGCCCCCGTAATGAAGACGATCGACGAACTTCTCGCCGAAGGCGTCGCAGGCAAGCGGGTATTCGTCCGCGCCGACCTCAACGTGCCGCTCGACGGCGCCACCATCACCGACGACGGCCGCATCCGCGCCGTCCTGCCCACCGTCAAGGCCCTCGCGGACGCGGGCGCCAAGGTGGTCGTCGCCTCGCACCTGGGCCGCCCCAAGGGCGAGCCGGACCCCGCTTTCTCCCTCGCCCCCGCCGCCGACCGGCTGGGTGAACTCCTCGGCTCGACCGTGGCCTTCGCGACCGACACCGTCGGCGACTCCGCCCGGTCCACGGTCGCGGACCTCGCCGACGGTCAGGTCGCCGTCATCGAGAACCTGCGCTTCAACGCGGGCGAGACCAGCAAGGACGACGCCGAGCGCGGCGCCTTCGCCGACCGCCTCGCCGAGCTCGCCGACCTCTACGTCGGCGACGGGTTCGGCGCGGTCCACCGCAAGCACGCCTCCGTCTTCGACCTCCCGGCGCGGCTGCCGCACGCCGCCGGCTTCCTGATCGCCACCGAGGTCGGCGTCCTCAAGCAGCTCACCGACGACGTCAAGCGCCCCTACGTGGTCGCCCTCGGCGGCTCCAAGGTCTCCGACAAGCTCGCCGTCATCGACGAACTGCTCGGCAGGGCCGACCGGATCCTCATCGGCGGCGGCATGGCCTTCACCTTCCTCAAGGCGAAGGGCTACGAGATCGGCGCCTCCCTCGTCCAGGACGACCAGCTGCCCGTCGTCACCGAGTACGTCGAGCGCGCCGAGAAGAACGGCGTCGAGCTGGTCGTGCCCGTCGACGTGGTGGCCGCGGCCCGGTTCCCGGACCTGAAGACCAAGGCCCCGTCCGACCCCGTCACCGTCGACGCGGACGCGATCCCCGCCGACCTGATGGGCCTCGACATCGGTCCCCGCACCGGTGCCCTGTACGCCTCGAAGCTCGCCGACGCCGGCACCGTCTTCTGGAACGGTCCCATGGGCGTCTTCGAGCACCCCGACTACGCCGAGGGCACCAAGGCGGTCGCCCAGGCCCTCGTCGACTCCCCGGCTTTCACGGTCGTCGGCGGTGGTGACTCCGCCGCCGCCGTCCGCCTCCTGGGCTTCGACGAGAACGCATTCGGCCACATCTCGACCGGTGGCGGCGCCTCCCTCGAATACCTCGAGGGCAAGACGCTCCCCGGCCTCGCCGCACTGGAAGGCTGACCCCGCATGACCACTCGCACGCCGCTGATGGCGGGCAACTGGAAGATGAACCTCAACCACCTCGAGGCCATCGCCCACGTCCAGAAGCTCGCCTTCGCCCTGGCCGACAAGGACTACGAGGCCGTCGAGGTCGCCGTCCTGCCGCCCTTCACCGACCTGCGCTCCGTGCAGACGCTGGTCGACGGCGACAAGCTGAAGATCAAGTACGGTGCCCAGGACATCTCGGCGCAGGACTCCGGCGCCTACACCGGCGAGATCTCCGGCTCCATGCTCGCCAAGCTGAAGTGCACGTTCGTGGCGGTCGGCCACTCCGAGCGCCGCCAGTACCACAACGAGACCGACGACATCGTCAACGCCAAGGTCAAGGCCGCCTACAAGCACGGCCTGACCCCGATCCTGTGCGTGGGCGAGGAGCTGGACGTCCGCGAGGCGGGCAACCACGTCGCGCACACCCTCGCCCAGGTCGAGGGCGGTCTCAAGGAGCTCCCGGCCGAGCAGGCCGAGGCGGTCGTGATCGCGTACGAGCCCGTCTGGGCCATCGGTACCGGCAAGGTCTGCGGCGCCGAGGACGCGCAGGAGGTCTGCGCGGCCATCCGCGGCAAGATCGCCGAGCTGTACAGCCAGGAGCTGGCCGACAAGGTCCGCATCCAGTACGGCGGCTCCGTGAAGTCGGGCAACGTCGCCGAGATCATGGCGCAGGCCGACATCGACGGCGCGCTGGTCGGCGGTGCCTCGCTGGACACCGACGAGTTCGTCAAGATCGTGCGCTTCCGCGACCAGTGATCCGAACTGTGAGTATGCGGTAGCGACGATCCGTCGTACCCTTGCGGGGGCATAGCGGGTGCCGCTATGCCCCCGTCGTCCGTCCGAGTCGTTATCCGAATCCGAGGAAGTTGGTCCAGCCGTGGTTTTGGGGTTCTCGATCGCCCTGATCGTCTTCAGCCTGCTGCTGATGCTGCTGGTGCTGATGCACAAGGGGAAGGGCGGCGGCCTCTCCGACATGTTCGGTGGCGGCATGCAGTCCTCCGTCGGCGGCTCCTCGGTCGCCGAGCGCAACCTGGACCGCATCACCGTCGTGATCGGTCTGCTCTGGTTCGCCTGCATCATCGTGCTCGGCATCGTCATGAAGACGAACAGCTGATCAGCTTCGCACAGGCACGCACATTCCGGTACGTATGGCCCCATGTTCGGTACGCGCAGCTGAGCGCGGCCTATCATGGGGCTTGCGTCCAGGTGTGGAAGCTGTAACTCCAAGCACTGGACGCGCGTTGGGCCTTACGTAGACTGAGGCGCTCGCAGCGAAGCGAAACGCCGACTCGCTTTGCGGCACCATCACGCAGGGAGTTACGACCGTGGCAAGTGGCAACGCGATCCGAGGAAGCCGGGTCGGGGCGGGGCCGATGGGCGAGGCCGAGCGGGGCGAGTCCGCGCCGCGTCTGCGCATCTCCTTCTGGTGCTCCAACGGACACGAGACGGTGCCCAGCTTCGCCAGCGACGCGCAGGTTCCCGAGACCTGGGACTGCCCGCGCTGCGGCTTTCCCGCCGGCCAGGACCGGGACAACCCCCCGGACCCACCGCGCACCGAGCCCTACAAGACGCACCTCGCCTACGTGCGGGAGCGGCGCAGCGACGCGGACGGCGAGGCGATCCTCGCCGAGGCGCTCGCCAAACTGCGGGGCGAGATCTGACGACCGAGACCGGCCGGGTGCCCCAGGGCGTCCGGCCGGATCTGTCTCCGGCCCGGGCGACCGCCCGAGCCCGGCTCGCCCCCACCCCCTGCGCCCCGTCGCACCCCTGCGCGCCGTAGCCCTCGCGCTCGCCGCCTCTCCGCGCACGGCGCGCGCCCTCCCTGCCCGCCCCGCGCCCGCCGCTGCCGGAATCTGCTCGCCGGCCCCGCGTTGATACCCCCGGGCCGGGCGGACGTACCTGTTGTTGTCCCGTGCGACCGTGGCCCGTCGACCCGTGCGACGTGCTGATCAACTAGGTTGGAACCGGCGGGACAAGGCGTGCGCAGCACGGACAGATGAGGAAAGAGGGCTGAAGTCCGACATGAACGCAGACGGCCGTACGAGGCTCAACCAGACACCCGAGTGGACCGCGCTGGGCAGACACCGCGAGGAACTCGGCGAGGTGCGGCTGCGGGAGCTGTTCGCCGCCGACCCCGGACGCGGCGCCGGCTACACGGTGCAGGTCGGCGACCTGCGCATCGACTACTCCAAGAACCTGGTCACGGACGAGACACTGCGGCTCCTGCGTGAACTGGCCGCCGCGACGGACGTCTTCGGTCTCCGGGACGCCATGTTCCGCGGTGAGAAGATCAACGTCACGGAGGACCGTGCGGTCCTGCACACCGCGCTGCGGGCGCCCGCGGACGCGGTGGTCGAGGTCGACGGGGAGAACGTGGTCCCCGAGGTGCACGCGGTCCTGGAGCGGATGTCCGGCTTCGCCGGGCGGGTGCGTTCGGGTGAGTGGACCGGTCACACGGGCCGCCGGATCCGCAATGTCGTCAACATCGGCATCGGCGGCTCGGACCTGGGCCCGGCCATGGCCTACGAGGCGCTGCGGGCCTTCACCGACCGCTCGCTGACCTTCCGGTTCGTCTCCAACGTCGACGGCGCCGACCTCCACGAGGCCGTCCAAGGCCTGGACCCGGCCGAGACGCTGTTCGTCGTCGCGTCGAAGACGTTCACCACGATCGAGACGATCACCAACGCCACCTCGGCGCGCGGCTGGCTGCTCGACGGGTTCGGCGGCGACGAGAAGGCCGTCGCCCGGCACTTCGTCGCGCTGTCGACCAACGCCGAGAAGGTGGCCGGCTTCGGCATCGACACGGCCAACATGTTCGAGTTCTGGGACTGGGTCGGCGGCCGCTACTCCTTCGACTCGGCGATCGGCCTGTCGCTGATGATCGCCATCGGCCCCGACCGCTTCCGTGAACTCCTCGACGGCTTCCACCTCGTCGACGAGCACTTCCGCACCGCGCCCGCCGAAGCCAACGCCCCGCTCCTGCTGGGCCTGCTGGGCATCTGGTACGGCAACTTCCACGACGCCCAGTCGCACGCCGTGCTCCCCTACAGCCACTACCTCTCCAAGTTCACCGCCTACCTCCAGCAGCTCGACATGGAGTCCAACGGCAAGTCCGTGGACCGCGAGGGCCGCCAGGTCGACTGGCAGACCGGCCCCGTCGTCTGGGGCACCCCCGGCACCAACGGACAGCACGCCTACTACCAGTTGATCCACCAGGGCACGAAACTGATCCCCGCCGACTTCATCGGCTTCGCCGAGCCGGCCGCCGAGCTGAGCACGGAGCTCAAGGCGCAGCACGACCTGCTGATGGCCAACTTCTTCGCCCAGACTCAGGCGCTGGCCTTCGGCAAGACGCCCGAGGAGGTGCGGGCCGAGGGAGTGCCGCAGGAACTGGTCGCCCACAAGACGTTCCGGGGCAACCACCCCACGACCACGATCCTCGCCCGTGAGCTGACCCCCTCGGTGCTCGGCCAGCTCATCGCCCTCTACGAGCACAAGGTGTTCGTCCAGGGCGCGGTGTGGAACATCGACTCCTTCGACCAGTGGGGCGTGGAGCTCGGCAAGGTGCTCGCCAAGCGGGTCGAACCCGCCCTCACCGAAGGCACCGAGGTCCCCGGCCTCGACGCGTCCACCATTGCTCTGGTCGCCAAGTACCGCGAGCTGCGCGGCCGTTGAGGGTCGCTGCCCGCCACGGGCGCAATGCGGGAAGCGGGCGGCGCCCGGCCGTCCGCTTCCCGTAGACTCCCCGGCGATCATGAGGACGATCGCTCGGGGGAGAGCAACGTGAGCAGTGCGCGCAGGAGTTGGACCGACGGCTCGCTGACCGTCCGTTCCTTCCTGAAACCCCACAGGGCGGCGTGGGCGGTGTTCCACCCGGCGTGGATACCGCAGGCGCTCGACCCGACGGTGGAGCGGCTCAAGCGCGGCCGGGTCGTCGCCGGGGCGATCGCGGCCGTCGGCGTCTACACCTTCGTCGAGGGCGGCTTCGCCTTCGAGGAGATGCTGGAGAACACGGCGATCGCCTCCGCCGTCCTGTTCTTCCTCACCCCGCTCACCGTCGGCGTGATGCTCCTCGTCTGGCGGCGCACCGGCACCGTCCGTCAGCTGCGGACCCCGCTCCTCGACTCGCTCAAGCTGCTGCTCCTCTTCGTCGCCTGTGTCTTCGCGACCGTGGGGATCTTCCAGTCGAGCGAGATGGTCGGGCTGGTGCCGCGGATGCTGCTCACCCTGGCCGGCCTGTGGATGGCCTTCTTCGTGATGGCGGGCGCCGTCCGGCTCTCCGGGAACTTCTTCGGGTCCGCTGCGGTGCACCGCTGTCTGCCGCCGCTGCTCGCCACGGTGACGACCTGGCTGATGGCCGTCCCCGACCTGGTCACCGGCGATCTGCACGGACTGAGCCTCACCATGGGCGTCGTCTTCATCCTGGGGGCGCCCGTGACGGTCTCCGGCATCGCACTGCTCGAGATGCGCCGCCTCAAGCGCCGCTACGGCATCCTGCTGGGAGCCCACCCGGCCACCCTGCCCCCGGCCCCCGCCGGTTTGCCGCCCCAGGTCCCGCCCCCGGTCCCGCCGCAGGCGAACCCGTACGGACGGCCGCCGTACGGACAGCCCTACGGTTCTCCCTACGCGCCGGGCCCGGGGCGGCCGTTCCCCCAGGGCAACCCATACGGCGGCCACCGGGCCCGCAACGGGCAGAACCCGTACGGCGGTTGACCGTACGGGTTCTGAGCGGTGCCGACCGGGTCAGGCGGACGCCGGAGGGTACAGCGACCTCGGCAGCCGGGAGGCCGCCGCCGTGTCCAGGAGCCACAGGGTGCGGGACCTGCCCCGGGCACCCGCCGCCGGGGCCTGGATCTCGCCCGCGCCGGACAGCGCGATCGCCGCGGCCTGTGCCTTGTCCTCGCCGGCCGCGAGCAGCCACACCTCACGGGCCGCCCGGATCGCCGGGAGGGTGAGCGTGACCCGGGTCGGCGGGGGCTTGGGCGCGCCGCGCACCCCCACCACCGTGCGTTCGGTCTCCCGTACGGCCGGCAGCTCCGGGAAGAGCGAGGCCACATGGGTGTCCGGGCCGACGCCCAGCATCAGGACGTCGAAGGCGGGCACGCCGTCGTGGTTCTCCGCACCCGCCGCACGGGCCAGTTCCTCGGCGTAGGCGGCCGCGGCCGCCTCCACGTCCGCGCCGTACGGACCGTCCGACGCGGGCATGGCGTGCACACGCTCGGGGTCCACGGGGACGGAGTCCAGCAGGGCCGCGCGGGCCTGGGTGACGTTGCGCTCCGGGTCGCCCTCGGGCACGAAACGCTCGTCGCCCCACCACAGGTCGAGCCGGGACCAGTCGACGGCGTCACGGGCGGGCGCCGCGGCCAGGGCGGCCAGCAGGCCGTTGCCGTTGCGTCCGCCGGTGAGGACCACGGACGCCTGGCCCCGGGAGGCCTGGGCGTCCACGATCTTCGTGATGAGGCGGGCCGCGGCGGCCTGGGCCATCAGGTCCTTGTCGTGGTGCACGACCAGCTGGGGAGTGCTCACTGCGGATCCGCTTTCCTGACCGGGGGCATCTGCGCGGGCGTCGGCCGGTCGGCGTCCCCCGGTCCTGCCGGGGCCGCGGCAGGCGCGGAGCCCTTGGCGGAGGCCGCGGAGTCCGGCACGCCACGCACCGGGAGGGACGGCGGGGGCTGCGAGGAGGCCTCGGCCCGCTCCGCCTCCCGTTCCGCCGCCGACTGGATCCCGCCGAGCCGGTCCACGCCGAACCGCAGCGCGGACGCGTAGGTGTCGTCGGGGTCGAGCCTGCGCAGCTCCTCCGCGAGCAGCTCGGACGTCTCGCGGCGCTTGAGCGCCACCGCGCGGTCCGGCTGGCCGGGCAGCGCCAGGGTGGCCATCGCGCCGTCCGACCGGTGCAGCGTGATGGGGCCGCCCGTGGTCTCCATCCGGACCTGGGTCAGACCCGGGCCGGCCGAGATAGCGCGCCGCACGTGCACATGGAGCCGGTCGGCGAGCCACATGGCGAGCAGCTCGACGCTCGGGTTGGACTCCTCGCCCGCCACTTCGGCGGACACGATCTCGCAGCTGACCTGGTCGAGCGCGGCGGCCAGCATCGAGCGCCACGGGGTGATCCGGGCCCACGCGAGGTCGGTGTCACCGGGTTCGTAGCTCTCGGCCCGGGCCCGCAGCTCGTTGACGGGCTTCTCGGCCGCGTAGCTGTCGGTGACCCGGCGCTGGCCCAGGGCGCCCAGCGGATCGCCCGCGGGATCGCGCGGAGCGTCCACCGACCACCAGACCACCACCGGGGCGTCGGGGAGCAGCAGCGGCAGCACGACCGACTGGGCGTGGTCGGACACCTCGCCGTACAGCCGGAGGATCACCGTCTCGCCGCTGCCCGCGTCCGCGCCCAGCCGAACCTCGGCGTCGAGTCGGGACTGGGTGCGGCCGCGGGGGGAGCGCGAGACGCGCTTGATGACCACGAGCGTGCGCGAGGGGTGCTCGCGCGAGGCGTCGTTGGCGGCCTTCAGGGCGTCGTAGGCGTTCTCCTCGTCCGTGACGACGACGAGGGTGAGCACCATGCCGACGGCGGGTGTGCCTATCGCGCGCCTGCCTTGCACCAACGCCTTGTTGATCTTGCTGGCAGTGGTGTCCGTGA is part of the Streptomyces asoensis genome and harbors:
- a CDS encoding M14 family metallopeptidase, which gives rise to MRRRASSILAVGALLLGGAALAPIAQAQPGNTPKPDTDEVKVFHADVTRQQVPLLLATGQDGRELSEQVPAKGAATVEVYLTDKQAKKLEKQGVALTEHTLSAKTENRLDAAAEGVFRPYSGTGGLKEEILRTGRQNPGLTKVVSIGKTVGGQDILALKLTRDAKKSKDGAKPSVLYMSNQHAREWITPEMTRRLMHYYLDNYRTDQRVKKIVDSRELWFVLSANPDGYDYTFQNSANRLWRKNLRDVNGDGVISTGDGVDLNRNFAYKWGYDNEGSSPNPTSETYRGASPGSEPETKALDAFEKRIGFTYGINYHSAAELLLYGVGWQVATDTPDDVVYKALAGTPDNSAVPGYHPQVSSELYTTNGEADGHASNVNGMGMFTPEMSTCQTASAIDPADQWNAADCQSVFNFPDDEKLIQDEFAKNVPFALSVAETAAHPDTPSSSVGLSAADFTPAPFTTSYSRGADQEVSVVVRKAVRDKELRYRVNNGRTRERNLKAWKGGETYGGEDNLYFDEYRAEVRDGKPGDKVEVWFTGETRNGKKVSSAHFTYTVAERPRADTLVVAEEGAAATQAQTYVDALKANGRKALVWDVATQGAPDALGVLSHFGTVVHYTGASAPGNPTQLQLRAFLNEGGKLIEAGELAGGSVALADGTPSNDFSQYYLGAYSRTSTPGATGFTGSGELAGAGGTLGPATGNPLDRAGTYGVTSDELPAAAYPQFAGAGAGQFAGTVNPYGPYTGSYMAAAVHTDDGYKRLTRTVDLGGVAAASKPALRTRLLWDTEPGYDNAIVEIHTVGSDDWTTLPEAGGATSTAVPAECGAGFYVGEHPWLAHYLTLGSGDCAATGTTGSWNALTGASSGWQQLTFDLSAYAGKNVEVSIAYVTDPGSGGHGVLADDASLVVGGTATETEGFETSLGAWRAAGPPPGSPAVLKDWARTGALFRTYGAVTTDDTVLLGFGLEHVTSPADRKALIGKALASLES
- the gap gene encoding type I glyceraldehyde-3-phosphate dehydrogenase, with the translated sequence MTIRVGINGFGRIGRNYFRALLEQGADIEIVAVNDLGDTATTAHLLKYDTILGRLKAEVSHTADTITVDGHTIKVLSERNPADIPWGDLGVDIVIESTGIFTKKADAEKHIAGGAKKVLISAPAKDEDITIVMGVNQDKYDAANHHVISNASCTTNCVAPMAKVLDENFGIVKGLMTTVHAYTNDQRILDFPHSDLRRARAAAENIIPTTTGAAKATALVLPQLKGKLDGIAMRVPVPTGSATDLVVTLQREVTKDEVNAAFKKASEDGDLKGYLAYTEDAIVSSDIVGDPASCTFDSSLTMVQEGNSVKILGWYDNEWGYSNRLVDLTVFVGGRL
- a CDS encoding phosphoglycerate kinase — encoded protein: MKTIDELLAEGVAGKRVFVRADLNVPLDGATITDDGRIRAVLPTVKALADAGAKVVVASHLGRPKGEPDPAFSLAPAADRLGELLGSTVAFATDTVGDSARSTVADLADGQVAVIENLRFNAGETSKDDAERGAFADRLAELADLYVGDGFGAVHRKHASVFDLPARLPHAAGFLIATEVGVLKQLTDDVKRPYVVALGGSKVSDKLAVIDELLGRADRILIGGGMAFTFLKAKGYEIGASLVQDDQLPVVTEYVERAEKNGVELVVPVDVVAAARFPDLKTKAPSDPVTVDADAIPADLMGLDIGPRTGALYASKLADAGTVFWNGPMGVFEHPDYAEGTKAVAQALVDSPAFTVVGGGDSAAAVRLLGFDENAFGHISTGGGASLEYLEGKTLPGLAALEG
- the tpiA gene encoding triose-phosphate isomerase; the protein is MTTRTPLMAGNWKMNLNHLEAIAHVQKLAFALADKDYEAVEVAVLPPFTDLRSVQTLVDGDKLKIKYGAQDISAQDSGAYTGEISGSMLAKLKCTFVAVGHSERRQYHNETDDIVNAKVKAAYKHGLTPILCVGEELDVREAGNHVAHTLAQVEGGLKELPAEQAEAVVIAYEPVWAIGTGKVCGAEDAQEVCAAIRGKIAELYSQELADKVRIQYGGSVKSGNVAEIMAQADIDGALVGGASLDTDEFVKIVRFRDQ
- the secG gene encoding preprotein translocase subunit SecG gives rise to the protein MGFSIALIVFSLLLMLLVLMHKGKGGGLSDMFGGGMQSSVGGSSVAERNLDRITVVIGLLWFACIIVLGIVMKTNS
- a CDS encoding RNA polymerase-binding protein RbpA, whose protein sequence is MASGNAIRGSRVGAGPMGEAERGESAPRLRISFWCSNGHETVPSFASDAQVPETWDCPRCGFPAGQDRDNPPDPPRTEPYKTHLAYVRERRSDADGEAILAEALAKLRGEI
- the pgi gene encoding glucose-6-phosphate isomerase; the protein is MNADGRTRLNQTPEWTALGRHREELGEVRLRELFAADPGRGAGYTVQVGDLRIDYSKNLVTDETLRLLRELAAATDVFGLRDAMFRGEKINVTEDRAVLHTALRAPADAVVEVDGENVVPEVHAVLERMSGFAGRVRSGEWTGHTGRRIRNVVNIGIGGSDLGPAMAYEALRAFTDRSLTFRFVSNVDGADLHEAVQGLDPAETLFVVASKTFTTIETITNATSARGWLLDGFGGDEKAVARHFVALSTNAEKVAGFGIDTANMFEFWDWVGGRYSFDSAIGLSLMIAIGPDRFRELLDGFHLVDEHFRTAPAEANAPLLLGLLGIWYGNFHDAQSHAVLPYSHYLSKFTAYLQQLDMESNGKSVDREGRQVDWQTGPVVWGTPGTNGQHAYYQLIHQGTKLIPADFIGFAEPAAELSTELKAQHDLLMANFFAQTQALAFGKTPEEVRAEGVPQELVAHKTFRGNHPTTTILARELTPSVLGQLIALYEHKVFVQGAVWNIDSFDQWGVELGKVLAKRVEPALTEGTEVPGLDASTIALVAKYRELRGR
- a CDS encoding sulfur globule family protein, with amino-acid sequence MSSARRSWTDGSLTVRSFLKPHRAAWAVFHPAWIPQALDPTVERLKRGRVVAGAIAAVGVYTFVEGGFAFEEMLENTAIASAVLFFLTPLTVGVMLLVWRRTGTVRQLRTPLLDSLKLLLLFVACVFATVGIFQSSEMVGLVPRMLLTLAGLWMAFFVMAGAVRLSGNFFGSAAVHRCLPPLLATVTTWLMAVPDLVTGDLHGLSLTMGVVFILGAPVTVSGIALLEMRRLKRRYGILLGAHPATLPPAPAGLPPQVPPPVPPQANPYGRPPYGQPYGSPYAPGPGRPFPQGNPYGGHRARNGQNPYGG
- the pgl gene encoding 6-phosphogluconolactonase, translating into MSTPQLVVHHDKDLMAQAAAARLITKIVDAQASRGQASVVLTGGRNGNGLLAALAAAPARDAVDWSRLDLWWGDERFVPEGDPERNVTQARAALLDSVPVDPERVHAMPASDGPYGADVEAAAAAYAEELARAAGAENHDGVPAFDVLMLGVGPDTHVASLFPELPAVRETERTVVGVRGAPKPPPTRVTLTLPAIRAAREVWLLAAGEDKAQAAAIALSGAGEIQAPAAGARGRSRTLWLLDTAAASRLPRSLYPPASA
- the opcA gene encoding glucose-6-phosphate dehydrogenase assembly protein OpcA translates to MKTDLTDTTASKINKALVQGRRAIGTPAVGMVLTLVVVTDEENAYDALKAANDASREHPSRTLVVIKRVSRSPRGRTQSRLDAEVRLGADAGSGETVILRLYGEVSDHAQSVVLPLLLPDAPVVVWWSVDAPRDPAGDPLGALGQRRVTDSYAAEKPVNELRARAESYEPGDTDLAWARITPWRSMLAAALDQVSCEIVSAEVAGEESNPSVELLAMWLADRLHVHVRRAISAGPGLTQVRMETTGGPITLHRSDGAMATLALPGQPDRAVALKRRETSELLAEELRRLDPDDTYASALRFGVDRLGGIQSAAEREAERAEASSQPPPSLPVRGVPDSAASAKGSAPAAAPAGPGDADRPTPAQMPPVRKADPQ